Part of the Streptomyces sp. NBC_01353 genome, GGAATCCAAGAGAAAAGCGTTCATGCTTCAGGGATACCCCCTTTCGGCCGCTATGGGACATTTCGGGCTGCTCGAACTCGTGTGAAACATTTCCGCGCGCCCCGCACACACCGGTCGGTACACCGGCTGACCAGCGGCGACCCACCTCGGTGGGCGTCCGGCCGCTACTTCGCGTCCGCGTACCGCTCCACCGTCGCCGCCGTGAACGGAAAGCGCACCGCAGTCCGGCCGAACGCGATCCGCCCCGCCTCGTCCCCCGCCGCGCGGATCGCCTCCGTGACCGCCTCGGCCTCCTCCGCCGGACAGTGCACGATCACCTCGTCGTGCTGGAAGAAGACCAGCTCGGCCCGCATCCCCGCGGTGGCGCGCCGCAGTGCGGCCAGCATCAGCAGCGCCCAGTCCGCGGCGCTGCCCTGCACCACGAAGTTACGTGTGAACCGCCCGCGCGCCCGCGCGTTGCTGGAGGCGTACCCGGGCGTGAACCCGTCCTCCGCCGCGACGGCCTCGCCGCCCTCCTGCGGAATCCCCGCCTCCTCGTCCTCGCCCGCGCCGACCGCGCGCGGACTGGTCCGGCCGAGCCAGGTCCGCACGAGCCGGCCCTCCTCGCCGGCCTTCGCCGCGTCGTCCACATAGGCCACCGCCCGCGGGAAGCGACGGCGCAACGCGGCCAGGTTCTTCAGGCCGTCACCGCTGGTCTGCCCGTAGATCGCGCCGAGCAGGGCGATCTTCGCGTGGTCGCGGTCGCCGGAGAACGCGCGGTCCGACAGCCGGGTGTACAGGTCGTCGGGGTGCCCGGCGACCTCCATCAGACCGGGGTCGCGGGAGATCGCGGCCAGGACCCGGGGCTCCATCTGGTCGGCGTCGGCCACGACGAGCCGCCAGCCCTCGTCGGCGACGACGGCCCGCCGGATGACCTTGGGGATCTGCAGCGCGCCGCCGCCGTTGGTCGTCCAGCGGCCGCTGACCGTGCCCCCGGGCAGGTACTCGGGGCGGAAGCGGCCGTCGCGCACCCAGTCCTGGAGCCAGGACCAGCCGTGGGCCGTCCAGATCCGGTACAGCTTCTTGTAGGCGACGAGCGGCGCCACCGCCGGATGGTCGAGCTCCTCCAACTCCCAGCGGCGGGTGGACCGCACCCGGATACCGGCCTGGGCGAAGGCCTTGACGACGTCGGCGGGCAGGTCGGGGCGGACGCGTCGGCCGAAGGCGGCCGAGACCTCGTCGGCGAGCTCGGCGAGCCGGCGCGGCTCGCCTCCTCCCGCGTACCGCTCGCCCAGCAGCTCGTGCAGCACCTCCCGGTGCACATCCGCCCGCCACGGGAGCCCGGACCTGTGCATCTCCGCGGCGACGAGCATTCCCGCCGACTCGGCGGCCGTGAGCAGCCGCATCCGCCCGGGGTGCTCGGCCAGGTCGTGGCGGCGGTTCTGCTCCGCGTAGACCGCGAGGAGGTCCTCGAATGGGACGGCCGTGGCGCTGGGTCTGGCCTCGAAGAGGGAGTCCTGCGAACCGGGCTCGGCGGCCCGCTGCGGCGGATCGGGCGGCACGGGCGCGTTCCGCAGCCGGGCGAGGGCGGCCGCAGCGGACCGGGGCTCCCCGAGGCGCCCCTCGTGGCCGAGGAGGAGCTGCTCGGCGACCTCGATGTCGTAACACCGCTCGACGCGGACCCCGGCGGCGAGGAGCCGTGGATACACCTCGGTCGTCGACCGCCAGACCCAGCGGGCGACGCCGGGCCGGGAGCGGACGGCTTCGACGAGGTCCGGCTCGCGGACGACGGGCCCGGCGGGCAGCCCGTCGGGACCGAGCGGGACGAGCAGCGCTCCGTCCCCCTCCGCCTCACCGGCCAGCGCCCACCTCTCGCTCATGGGTGCGAGTCTGGCACCCACCACTGACAGGGGCGGCCCACGCCGCCCCCGGCCACGCCGGGGCCTTTCGCTCCCGCCGTGTCCGGCTACGCCGTGTCCGGCTACGCCGCCCTCACCCGACCGCCCGGGGGTACCCCGCCCCCGGCCCGGCGGCCTCGCCCCACTCCGGCCCGCCGCCGTCGCCCCCGACCGTCGTCCGTCACGCCGCCCTGTGGAACAGCGCCGCCGCCTCCCCGCGCGACCCCACCCCCAGCTTCGTGAGGATCTTGGCGACGTGGAACTTCACCGTCGACTCGCTGATGTGGAGCTCCTGGGCGATCTGCCGGTTGCGGTGGCCGAGCGCGAGGTGGGTGAGGACCTCCAGTTCGCGGCCGCCGAGGTCGGTGAGCGGGTCCACGGACGTGACCGGCGCGTCGGGGGTGGCCAGGGGGAGGGTCGCCGTGATCGTGGTGCCCCAGCCGGGGACGGCGTCCATCTCCAGCCGGCCGCCGAGCACCTCCAGCCGGTCGGTGATGCTGCCCGCGCCCAGGGGGCACCCGTCCAGGGCGCCCGCGCCGTCGTCCCGCAGCGTGGCCCGCAGCTCGTGCTCCGTGAGCTGCCAGCCCACGTGGACCCGGCTCACCGAGTCCTGCTCCAGGACCACGAGCAGCAGCGCCTGGACGACGGCCCGCGCCCCGTGCGCCACGTCCGCCGCCAGTGAGCGGGGGCTGTCCGGCGGGCCGAGCTCCAGCCGTACGGGGCTGTGCCGCAACATCGTCTTCAGCCCGTCCGCGAGCCGGTCGAAGGCCTCGTGGGCCGGCTCCGCGGCGATCGAGCGGTCCCGCGTGGACTCCGAGCGCATCTCGATCAGCGCGGTGACGGCGAGGTCGGTGGCCGTCACCCGGGCCGCCCCGTCGTCCAGGGCCCGACTGCGGAGCACCCCGAGGATCCCGGAGAGCGCCGCCGCGTGCGCCGTCGTCAGCTCCGCGATCACCCGCGCCCGGGTGTCGGCCGCCGCCCGCGAACGGGCCAGGGCGCCCGGCAGCGCCTCCACCGCGAACCGGTCGAAGTGGCTGGTCACCAGGTCCCAGAGCGCCTGCGCGACCGCCAGAGTCTCGTCCGGCACTGGCCCGGCGGCGTCCTCCCGTACGAACACGAGGACCGAACGGCGGGCGGTCGCGTCGCTGGTGACGGCCACGACCTCGCGCTCCGCGCCGCCGACCGTCGCCCTGCCCTGCCAGGGGCTCCCGGGCGTGCCGGAGGCCAGCAGCGGGGTGAGTTCGGCGGCGGTGAGAAGACCGGACTCGTCGACCGCCTTGAACGGCGAGTGCGCGCAGTGCGTGGAGAGTTCGGCGGCCGCCCGGTGCGGGATCAGCGGCGCGAGGACGGCCGAGAGCCGGGGCAGGATCTCGCCGAGCGGCTGCCGGATGATCTCGTACGCCGTGGTCAGCGTGGTCGCGTCCATGGGGATCAGCGTAGTGAGGCCGGCCCCGTCCGCGGCTGGTCTTTCGGACAGGTGGGACTGGCCGTTGGGAGGGCGGGGAGGCGGGGTCCGTTGATCGAAGCTGGAGGCCGACCTGAGGAGGATGCGATGGAAGCGATCGTGTACGAGGAGTTCGGCGGCCCCGAGGTGCTGCGCCACGAGACGGGGGTGGCCGTCCCCGAGCCGGGCCGCGGCGAGGTCCGGGTGAAGGTGGCCGCGGTGGGTGTCAACCCCGTGGACCACAAGCGCCGTTACGGCTGGGTGGAGGCGTTCTACCCGACGACGTTCCCCGCCGTGCCCGGCCTGGAGTTCGCCGGAACGGTGGACGCGCTGGGCCCGGACGTCACGGGTGTCGGGGTCGGCGACGAGGTGTTCGGCTGGACGACGACCGGCGCCTACGCCGAGTACGCCCTGGCCGAGGTCTTCGCCCCCAAGCCGGCCGGACTGACCTGGGAGCAGGCCGCGAGCATCCCGGTGGCCGGCGAGACCGCGCAGCGGGTCCTGGAGCTGCTCGGGGTGCGGCGGGCAGAGACCCTGCTCCTGCACGGCGCGGCGGGCGTGGTCGGCTCGGTGGCCGTCCAGCTCGCGGTGGCGGCCGGCGTGACGGTGATCGGCACCGCCTCGGAGCCCAACCACGCCTACCTGCGCTCGCTGGGCGCGATCCCGGTGACGTACGGCGACGGCCTCGCCGACCGGGTCCGCGCGGCCGCGCCCCAGGGCGTCGACGCGGTCTTCGACGCGGCGGGACATGACACGCTGCCGGTCTCGATCGAGCTGACGGGCGGCGCCAAGGACCGCATCGTCACGATCGCGGCCGTGGACGCGGAGGAGCACGGCATCGTCTTCAGCGGCGTCACGGTCGCCCCGGAGACCGCCCGCACCTGGCTGACCACCCACGCCCGCCTGGCGGTTGACGGCGCCCTGGCGGTCCGCGTCGCGGACACCCTGCCGTTGAAGGAAGCGGCCCGGGCGCAGGAACTCAGCGAATCGGGCCACACGCGCGGCAAGTTGATCCTGCTGCCCTAGGGGGTGCCGTGAGGCTTTCGTGGTGATCGACACCGGCGTGCGGGTGGTGGGCCGGGCGATGGAGACGGGAAGGCGGCCCCGGTCGCGCTGTCCGCGGAGCAGATACGGGCGGCCCTTCCGACCGAGACCAGCCTGGGCGACGTCTTCTCCGGGGACGAGGCGGTGGTGATCCAAGGCGACGAGGCACGCCGGTTCTGCGCCGAGGAGAGCGGTATGCCGTGCGACGGCGTGGTGGCCGGCGGCAAGCAGGAGCTCGCGGTACGGGGGTCCGCGGACGACAGCAAGGTCGAGATCAAGAACGGCGTGTGACAGGGCGGGGCGGTGACCCGGCTCCGACCCCGGCCACCGCCCCGTCCACCACCTTCGCCGGTCAGCGCGTGCCGCGCCACGCGGGGAGCGCCGAGGCGGTCACGGCGACCGCCGCGCACACCCCCGCCGCCGCGCCCACCGCCGTCCACGGCACCGACAGGGAGACCGGCGCGGACAGGGCCGCGAGGCCCGCGCCCAGGGCGCCCAGGTTGACCGCCGTCACCGCCAGTCCGAGGGCCGCCCCGATCGCCACCGCAAGGGCAGCCTCGCCCGTCACGACCCGGAGGATCTGCGTCCGTGTGGCGCCGGCCAGCCGGAGCGCGGCCAGCTCCGCGCCGCGTACCGACGTCGCCATCAGGAGGGTGTTGGCGAGGGCGATCACGGTGTAGACGAGCGCGATGCCGAGCACGAGGAGCAACCCGAGCCGGGTCTGCGGGCTGGTCGTGGGGTGCGTGGCGGCGGCCCACTCCTCGACCGTCCGCACCGTCCCACCCGCCGCCCCGAGCGCTTCGGGACCCACGCCGGACGCCTCGATCCGGTCCACGGCCGCGCCCGGTGCGTTCGCCCGTGTCACGTACGGGCCGTTGTCGCCCGTCCCGAGTGCCAGGACCGCCACGACCCGCAGCCTCACCGGGCCGCTGCCGTCCGCGAGCCACACGTCGACGACCTCGCCGACGGACCGTCGCTCCCACTCCTCGTTGACGACGATCGACCGGTCGTCGAGATCGGCCACGTCCCCCGCCACCACCGGCAGTCGCGCCAGGTCCGCGAAGGCAGCCGGGTCGGAGACCGCCCGGGACCCGTACTTCACGAGCGCCGCGTCCCCGTCCCGTACGAAGACAGATGTCGTCGCGGTCGCCGAGGCACCGGGGACCGGTCGCAGGTCCTCGCCGGTGACCACGTACCGAGCGGCGGTCTGCTCCCGTGCCTCCGCGGCCTTCGTGCTCGTCACCGTCGCCGCCGAGCCCAGGAGCGAGCCGGCCAGCGCCACCGTGACGAGGACCGGCGCGGCCACGGCCGCGGTACGGCGCACCGCGGCCGCGCTGTTCTCCCGTACGAGCATCCCCGTCGCCCCCGCCAGCGGCAGGGCGCGCGCCACCGGACGGACGAGCAGCGGGGCGAGCAGGGCGACGCCGGTGATCAGGAGCATCGGCAGGGTCGTGTACGTCTTGCGCTTGAGCAGCGACGACGGGTCGGTGAACCCGGTCCACACCAGCAGCCCGGCGCCCGTCAGCAGCAGCCCCGTGCCGAGCAGCGCCCGGCCGAGGGGCAGGACGTCGGTGTCGACGTCGGCCTCGCGCAGCGCGGCCGTCGGGCCGACCTTCCCGGCCCGGCGGGAGGCGGCGACCGCCCCGGCGAGGGCGACGGTCACCCCCGTCCAGAAGGCGGCGTGCAGCGGCCAGGTGGCGCTGCCGATCGCGAACCAGTCGGGGGCGAGTGCGCCGTCGACGAGCACCCGGGCCAGCCAGGGCGCGCCCCATGCGCCGAGCGCGCAGCCGGCGGCCGAGGCGACGATGCCGACGCCGGCGGCCTCGGCGAGCAGCATCCGCCGGACCTGGCCGGGGGTGGCCCCGGCGGTGCGCAGAAGGCCGAACTCCCGCCGCCGCAGGGCGACCGCGAAGGCGAAGGTGGAGGCGACGACGAAGACGGAGACGAAGGTGGTGACGCCACCGGCCGTGCCGAGAAGGGAGTTGAGGGCGACGAGCGCCTCGGCGTCCCGTTCGGGCTCGGGGTCGGCGAGCCGCCGCTCGTTCCCGGTGAGGACCTGGCCGCGGTCGCCGACGAGGGTACGGATCTCGGCGGCGGGGCCGTGGACGCCGACGGCGTCGGGACCGCCGGCGGTCGTGACGGTCCAGCGGGCCTTCAGCTCGGCAAGGAGTTCGATATCCACAGGCTGTGGACGGTCGAGCCTGCGCGAGACGGAAGCCGTGTCGGGCCCCCGCCGGACGTCGACGGTGACCGCGTCCTTCCCCTTCACCACCACGGGCGCGGACGCGAACCGCCGCGGTTCCCGCTCCGGGGCGTCGAAGGTCGAGGCGAGGCCGAGGCCCATCGTGGTGAGGAGCCCGACGCCGAGGGCGAGGGCGACGAAGCTGCCGAGGAAGGCGGCCCAGCGGGCGCGAAGACCGGAGAGGACGAGGGTCAGCACGGGACGGCCTCCGTCCCGGACGCGCTCGCCGTCTCCTTCGCGGTCTCCAGGCCGGCCATGCGGGCCGCGACCCGCTCGACCGTGGGCTCGTGGAGTTCCCCCTCGACCCGCCCGTCGACCAGGAACACCACCCGGTCCGCGCGAGCCGCCGCCACCGGGTCGTGCGTCACCATGACGATCGTCTGGCCGTCCCGGTCCACCAGCTCCCGCAGCATCGTCAGCACCTCACGACTGGTGGTGGAGTCGAGGGCGCCGGTCGGCTCGTCCCCGAAGAGCACCGCCGGCCGGGTGATCAACGCCCGGGCGATCGCGACCCGTTGTTGCTGCCCGCCGGACAGCTCCCCGGGACGGTGCGACTCCCGCCCGCCGAGCCCGACCCGTTCCAGCGCCGCGCGCACCTCGCCCCGGGACACCCGTCGCCCCGCGAGTCGCAGCGGCAGTGCCACGTTCTGCGCGGCGGTGAGCGAGGGCAGCAGGTTGAACGACTGGAAGACGAAGCCGATCCTGTCCCGCCGCAGCAGCGTGAGCCGGCGCTCGCTCAGCCCTTCGAGGGAGATCCCGCCCACCTGGACGCTCCCGCTCGTGGGCCGGTCCAGGCCTGCCGCGCACTGGAGCAGCGTGGACTTGCCGGAGCCCGAGGGGCCCATGACGGCGGTGAAGGTCCCGGTACGGAAGTCGAGGTCGACGCCGTCCAGGGCGCGGACGTCGCGGTGGTGACGGTGGAGCGCGGTGAGCCGAACGGCGGTGTCGGAGTGCGTCGTCGAGGGCGTTGAGGTCATGGCTCCAGCGAACCGTTTCCCCGGTCGGGGATCACGACCACTGGAGGGCGTCCACGGGGTAGGCCTGGCCCTACCCCCGGCGGTACGCCCCACCCCCGCCGTACGCCCTACCCCTTGCGTACGGCCGCCACGAACACCTCGAGCGCGTCCAGCGGCTCGCGCCCCAGCAGCTCCCGCAGGCTGCTCTCCACCCCCGTGCCGTCCATGAAGCCGTGTGCGATGGCCGAGTACGTGCCCGTCACCATCGGGACCTGGAACGATTCGGCGCCGGAGGCGGCGATGGCCGCCCGCGCCTCGGCGAGCGTGCCCGGGGCGTACTCGGCGCCCAGCGCCCGTGCCAGATCGGCCCCGCCCAACGGGCGCTCGCCGACGAGCTCGTACGTGCGGCCGGCGTGCGCGGCCGGGGCGGTGGCGACGGTGACCGCGATCTCGGCGAGGTCCTCGCGGGCCACGGCGGCGAGCCGGCCCTCGCCGAGGGGGCCGGTGATGCGGTTGTCGGCGTCCGGGGTGGCGATCCAGGTGAGGAACTCGGCGTAGAGCCCGTTGCGCAGGACCGTCCAGTTCACGCCGGACCGCCGGAGCCGCCGCTCGGTCCAGCGGTGGGCGAGGGAGTACGTGAGGTGGTCGCCGTCGCCGGAGAGGCTGGTGTAGACGATGTGGCCGACCCCGGCCCGCTCGGCGGCGGATATGACGGCCTCGTGGCGGGCGACGACCGTGTCGTCCTCGCCGTAACCGGCCGAGATCAGCAGCAGGGTCTCGACGCCGGCGAAGGCCTCCGGCAGGGTGCCCGGCTCGTCGAAGTCGACGAGGCGGGTGCCGGGCAGACCGGCGCGCGTGCCGAGGACGGCGTCGTCGCGGCCGGCGAGACGCTCCGCGACGAGCGAGCCGAGACCGCCGGAGACACCGGTGACGAGCAGCATGATTCCCCCGATTTCGTGATCGTGTTCGGTGGCACTCATTCTTGGACGAGCGCGCGGATCTCGTAAGGAGGCACATTGATGTCAGCGGGGCACACGGAGGTAACCACCGACCCGGTCGTGAGCTGCGCGGAGGAGTGCGGAGTACGGGATGTGCAGGACAGGCTCGGCGACAAGTGGACCGTGCACGTGGTCGTCGAACTGGCGGCGGGGCCGAGGCGGTTCAAGGAACTGCAGCGGCTGGTCACCGGCATCTCGCAGCGGATGCTCACGCTGACGCTGCGCCGTCTGGAGCGGGACGGGCTGGTGACGCGGACGGTGTATCCGACGACGCCGCCGCAGGTGGAGTACGCCCTGACGGAGACGGGCCACAGCATGACGCACCTGATCAAGCAGCTGATCGACTGGTCGCTCGACCACCGTGCGGTGATCGGCCGGGCGCGCGAGGAATGGGACGCGAAGCAGTCGTGAGCACGACGAGGAGCACGGTCGAGCAGGCCTTCGAGGCCCTGTACACGGACGACGAGACGGCCCTGGACACGGCGGCGTCCCTGCTCGCGGCGGACCGGACGGCGGACGCGGAACTGGCGCGCCGCGGTGAGGAGTTCGTACGGCGGGCGTGGGAGCGGGGCTGGCAGCCGGCGGATCTCGTACGGCTGGTGCGGCGGGACCTGGCCGAGGAGCACGTGCGGCTGGCGGGCGCCCTGATCACCTCCGAGACGGGCCGCTACGAGCGGCTGCCGCGCCGCTGGGCCGCGCAACTGGCCGACCTCGACACCACCCCCGTCCGTGCGGACCGCTTCTCCTCCGCGACGACGACCCTGGAGCTGTACCGACTCCTTGTCAGGCTGCCGTCCCTGGAGCCGGTGGGCCCGGTGCCCGGCGACGCGCTGCCGGCCGCCGTGGCGGGGGAGCCGCGGATGCTGACGCGCGTCCGGGCCCTGCTCGCGAAGGCGGAGGCGACGGGTTACCCGGAGGAGGCGGAGGCGCTGACGGCCAAGGCGCAGGAGCTGATGGCCCGCCACAGCCTGGACGAGGCGGCGCTGGAGTCCCGTACGCCCTCGGGCGATGTGCCGGGCGCCATCCGGATCGGGGTGGAGCCGCCGTACGAGCAGGCCAAGGCGATCCTGCTGGACGCGGTGGCGGAGGCCAACCACTGCCGGGCCGTGTGGAACGAGGCGTACGGCTTCTCGACGGTCGTCGGCTTCGAGGCGGACCTGGATCCGGTGGAGCTGCTGTACACCTCGCTCCTGGTGCAGGGCACGGCGGCGATGACGCGGGCGGAGGCGGAGCAGCGGGCGGGCGGCCGGAAGCGTACGAAGTCCTTCCGGCAGTCGTTCCTGCTCGCGTACGCGAACCGCCTGGGCACGCGCCTGGCGTCCACCTCCCGCCGCGTGGCCTCCGAGACCCCGACGCTCCTCCCGGTACTGGCCTCCCGTGAGGTCGCGGTCACGTCCCGCGCGGACGAGATGTTCCCCGAGACACGGACGACCCGCGTCCGCGCGATGTGGGACGAGGCGGGCTGGACCCACGGCACGAGCGCCGCGAACGCGGCGGGGCTGGGGCGAGGGCACCGGGAGATCCGCGACTCGCGCTGACGAGGGCCGGCCCGCACGGTCGGCCTCGGGCCGGTCGGACGCGGGCCCGGTCGATCTCGGGCGGGCCGGACGCGGGCCCGGTCGATCTCGGGCGAGTCGGACGCGGGCCCGGTCGATCTCGGGCGGGCCGGACGTGGCCCGGTCGACTTCGGGCGAGTCGGGCGTGGCCTGGTCGACTTCGGGCCGGTGGGCCTGGGGCCGATCGCTTCGGCCCGGTCAGCCGCCTGCCGACCGGACGCGGGCCGGTTCGCTGCGGGCGGCCTCGGCCCGGTCAGCCCCTGGCCGGTCCGGCCCAGCACCGACCGGCCCCTCACCACTCGGTCAGCGCGGCGAGACCCGCCGCGCAGTCCCGGTACCGCGGTGTCCAGCCGAGCTCGGCCTCCGCCTTGGCGTTGGAGACCCGCAGGTTCGTGGTCGAGATCGTGTGCGCGTACGACATGGGCCGGGTCAGCCAGGCCGGCACCGTCATCGGCCTCGGGGTACCGAACACCTCGGCGACCGCGCGCACATGCGCGCCGAAGCCCATCGGGGCGTGGTCCACGATGTTGTACGCCTGCCCCGGTCGCCCGCCCTCGACCGCCAGCGCCACCGCTCGCGCCGCGTCCTGCAGGTGGATCCAGGGCAGCACCCTGCCCCGGTCGGCGACCGCCGGCAGCTTCCGCTTCCGCAGCAGATCCACGATGGTCTCGGTGCCCCCGGGCCCGTAGAACACGCCGAACCGCAGCGCGACGCCCTCGATCCCCTCGGTCCCGAGCATCAGCTCCTCCTTGGTCCGCATGGCGTCCACATGCCGCTGGGACGGCGCGTCCAGGCCGGTCGGCCCGAAGACGTCGTCCTCCGTGATCACCCGGTCGCCGAAGTCCCGGTACCCGTACCCGAAGACCATCGACTCGGCGATCATCCGCCGCGCCCCCACCGCGCGCGCCGCCTCGACCAGATGGGCGGTCCCGGCGACCCGCAGCGCGTCGGTTGCGGCCATGTCCCGGTGCCTCAGCGGAGGCTCGCGCAGCGCGGTCGCCGCGTGCACGACGGTGTCCACCTCCAGCCCGTCCACCGCCCGGAGCAGCCCGTCCCGGTCCATGAGGTCGGCGACGACGTCGTTCTCCGTTCCGCGCCCCAGCCCCAGCACGGTGTGTCCGGCCGCGGCGAGTTCCTCGGCGATGTGGCGGCCGAAGACCCCGCTCGCCCCTGCCAGCAGCACATTCCTGGTGTCAGTCATGCTCATGGGACGAGCATGGTCTCCCGGACGTGACATCCCCGGAAGCGACCCGGGGGCAAAGGGCGGGTGGAAGGCCCTGACGGAGCAGGGCCGGGGACCGGCCATGACTGATACTCGTCGGTAGCACGCTGAGTCGCGTAGTCGATACGCCACCGCTCGTGCACGTGCATCTGCTCATGCATTGGCAATATGAACACAGCTATGATCCGAGGAAGTTGACACCTGCACCAAGCATCTCGGGGAGCTACCAGTGCATCATGCGCATCACGCGTACAACGGCATGGCGGCCACGGAACTTGATGGTGTCGTGTGGCAGAAGAGCCGGCACAGCAACTCCCAGGGGTCCTGTGTGGAGTTCGCCAAGTTGCCCGGTGGCAACGTTGCCGTTCGCAACTCGCGCCACCCCGACGGGCCCGCTCTCGTCTACACGCCCGCCGAGATAGAGGCGCTGCTGCTCGGCGTCAAGGACGGGGAGTTCGACCACCTGGTGTGAGCGGCCGCGGCGAGCGGTCGCGACGAGAAGGGCCCCGGCAGCTGCCGGGGCCCTTCTCGTATGCGTCATGTGCGGCCCGTCACTCCGGTCCGAGCCGGAACAGCGCCCAGACGACCTTGCCCTGGAGCGTCCCGGCCAGCGGGTGCCATCCCCAGCCGTCGCTGAAGGAGTCCACCAGGAACAGACCCCGGCCGGACTCCGCCGCGAAGTCCTCGTCGCCCTCGCGCGTCTCCGGGCTCCGGTGGCTCGGATCGCGTACGGCGCACACCAGACGGCTCGTCCAGCGCATCAGGTGCAGGCGGACCGGGGGAGTGCGCCGGCCGTCCTCGGCCTGGGGCGTGTCCGACGGCAGCGCGTGCCGCAGGGCGTTGGTGACGAGCTCGGAGACGACCAGCGAGACATCGTCGAAA contains:
- a CDS encoding NAD-dependent epimerase/dehydratase family protein, which gives rise to MSMTDTRNVLLAGASGVFGRHIAEELAAAGHTVLGLGRGTENDVVADLMDRDGLLRAVDGLEVDTVVHAATALREPPLRHRDMAATDALRVAGTAHLVEAARAVGARRMIAESMVFGYGYRDFGDRVITEDDVFGPTGLDAPSQRHVDAMRTKEELMLGTEGIEGVALRFGVFYGPGGTETIVDLLRKRKLPAVADRGRVLPWIHLQDAARAVALAVEGGRPGQAYNIVDHAPMGFGAHVRAVAEVFGTPRPMTVPAWLTRPMSYAHTISTTNLRVSNAKAEAELGWTPRYRDCAAGLAALTEW
- a CDS encoding ATP-binding protein, with amino-acid sequence MGTNGSTMLEPLRQGLPPIDPAAVSTSASCALPPRYEAVRGARKFTQATLAQWELTERFDDVSLVVSELVTNALRHALPSDTPQAEDGRRTPPVRLHLMRWTSRLVCAVRDPSHRSPETREGDEDFAAESGRGLFLVDSFSDGWGWHPLAGTLQGKVVWALFRLGPE
- a CDS encoding DUF397 domain-containing protein, which translates into the protein MAATELDGVVWQKSRHSNSQGSCVEFAKLPGGNVAVRNSRHPDGPALVYTPAEIEALLLGVKDGEFDHLV